The following coding sequences lie in one Nocardioides sambongensis genomic window:
- a CDS encoding DUF58 domain-containing protein: protein MRDGLSGLTLRGRAFLAAGVTAVVCSVLLGQTSLARIGVLIIALPLLSAALVGWRRHEIEVQREVAPRLVTAGQAATVRLTLAEAGRGRAGTLLVEDQIPYALGSRTRYVLTGLTRGWRRHLAYQVRSDVRGQFEIGPVTSRSTDPFGLVEVQRLHPGSQSLTVTPRTVPLPPIGLAGGWSGTGDHRPQSFASGSAEDVSVREYRRGDELRRVHWRSSARVGELMVRREEQPWEARAVVLLDTRRSAHRGRGMASSFEAAVSAAASVAAHLDQHGYTVQLVTSDGTSIPQGETLTVILERLALIQPTPRPRLDAAWSRDTSRGGLVIAVLGDSGHDDAPALRRIRHDSGAAFAIELDVSAWASARQSSAAPHGPRAGSLGWRAVTIGPRDRLDVAWRELGRSRHRAHGAVRPSATEQDGDRADRTEVGT, encoded by the coding sequence GTGCGCGACGGGTTGAGCGGGCTGACCCTGCGGGGCCGGGCCTTCCTGGCGGCCGGGGTCACCGCCGTGGTGTGCTCGGTGCTGCTGGGCCAGACGTCCCTGGCGCGGATCGGGGTGCTGATCATCGCGCTACCGCTGCTGAGCGCGGCCCTGGTGGGGTGGCGACGTCACGAGATCGAGGTGCAGCGGGAGGTGGCCCCGCGCCTGGTCACCGCGGGCCAGGCCGCCACGGTGCGTCTGACGCTCGCCGAGGCCGGGCGTGGCCGAGCCGGCACGCTGCTGGTGGAGGACCAGATCCCGTATGCGCTCGGCAGCCGCACCCGCTACGTGCTGACCGGGCTGACCCGGGGCTGGCGCCGTCACCTGGCCTACCAGGTGCGCTCCGACGTGCGCGGTCAGTTCGAGATCGGTCCGGTCACCAGCCGCTCGACCGATCCCTTCGGCCTGGTCGAGGTGCAGCGCCTCCACCCCGGCAGCCAGTCGTTGACGGTGACGCCGCGGACGGTCCCGCTGCCGCCGATCGGGCTCGCCGGCGGTTGGAGCGGCACCGGCGACCACCGACCGCAGTCCTTCGCCAGCGGTAGCGCCGAGGACGTGAGCGTGCGCGAGTACCGCCGCGGCGACGAGCTGCGCCGGGTGCACTGGCGCAGCTCGGCCCGGGTCGGGGAGCTGATGGTGCGCCGCGAGGAGCAGCCCTGGGAGGCGCGCGCCGTGGTCCTGCTCGACACGCGTCGGTCGGCGCACCGCGGCCGGGGCATGGCCTCGAGCTTCGAGGCGGCGGTGAGCGCCGCCGCGTCGGTGGCGGCGCACCTCGACCAGCACGGCTACACGGTGCAGCTGGTGACCTCGGACGGCACCTCGATCCCCCAGGGCGAGACGCTCACCGTGATCCTGGAGCGGCTGGCGCTGATCCAGCCCACGCCGCGCCCCCGCCTCGATGCGGCCTGGTCCCGTGACACCTCGCGCGGTGGGCTGGTGATCGCCGTGCTCGGCGACTCCGGCCACGACGACGCCCCTGCGCTGCGCCGGATCCGGCATGACTCCGGCGCAGCGTTCGCCATCGAGCTCGATGTGTCCGCGTGGGCTTCGGCTCGTCAGTCCAGCGCCGCGCCGCACGGGCCGCGCGCCGGGTCGCTGGGGTGGCGTGCGGTGACCATCGGGCCGCGGGACCGGCTGGACGTCGCCTGGCGCGAGCTGGGGCGGTCCCGTCACCGCGCCCACGGCGCGGTGCGCCCGTCCGCAACCGAGCAGGACGGCGACCGGGCCGACCGCACGGAGGTCGGGACGTGA
- a CDS encoding transglutaminase family protein → MSGRRLPPAHGLLVALVTAATTWIALSSWRDFLMSPEEFLLPTTVLACVLVVSGSLLRWVGTPRIVVVAAQLGVGCVALTWQVTGSLTGFDELADALDVALVSARTYAAPVSDQVPPVTPLLLLGSAFFLVLMDTLVCTLHRAALAGLGLLAIYSVPSGLAAAGPSWVSFAGAALGFLVLLQLDARHRAQGWGQPLEETDPEQLPAGSSAPRRPARTVASAVRSGFGQIAVAAIALALVLPPFIPMLDTTLLGVGTGAGGGEITIRNPRADLRRDLERGLDIPLIRVTTDQLNPSYLRVAVLNRFTGNEWSSGDRDVSPEQNSDRELPPPDGLSPDVPRTTHQYQVEITDQFDSTWLPTQFPINEIHAGDGWRYDADTMDFLAVDDENAAGSSYTMTAIEPDYGTDGRWFANSPASDVDPEVLEVPGGIPSVVRGYAQEVTEGAVSDYERARMLQAWFRTEGGFEYNLQKAPKGSFGQTLEQFLSDQPGGRIGYCEQFAASMAIMARMVGIPARVAVGFLDSTAIGDGEYEYSSHDLHAWPELYFSGAGWVRFEPTPDSRAESAPNYSTVPVRTAPQVDPSGQPQPEPTDATGPGQQPAPTEVPDDPVNADADQDGSSADSGTPALLVWLGIGAGTVLLLVLAALPHVLRRRRRDQRLDGDAEALWSEVRATVIDLGTTWPEGRSPREIATVLRGRLHGTELPVDATDGTRPRSVTIALDELVLAVEQDRYARPTSTGGLAVAVVPRAPPRRR, encoded by the coding sequence ATGAGCGGACGACGCCTCCCACCAGCGCACGGCCTGCTCGTCGCGCTGGTCACGGCAGCCACCACCTGGATCGCGCTCAGCTCCTGGCGGGACTTCCTGATGTCGCCCGAGGAGTTCCTGCTGCCGACCACCGTCCTGGCCTGCGTGCTGGTGGTGAGCGGCTCCCTTCTCCGCTGGGTCGGCACACCGAGGATCGTGGTGGTCGCGGCGCAGCTGGGGGTCGGCTGCGTCGCGCTGACCTGGCAGGTCACCGGGTCGCTCACCGGGTTCGACGAGCTGGCCGACGCCCTCGACGTGGCCCTGGTGTCGGCACGCACCTACGCGGCGCCGGTCAGCGACCAGGTGCCGCCGGTGACCCCGCTGCTGCTGCTCGGCTCCGCGTTCTTCCTGGTCCTGATGGACACCCTCGTTTGCACCCTGCACCGGGCCGCGCTGGCCGGACTCGGCCTGCTGGCGATCTACTCCGTCCCCTCCGGCCTGGCCGCGGCGGGACCGAGCTGGGTCTCGTTCGCGGGCGCGGCGCTCGGCTTCCTGGTGCTGCTCCAGCTCGACGCGCGGCACCGGGCACAGGGGTGGGGGCAGCCGCTGGAGGAGACCGATCCGGAGCAGCTGCCGGCGGGCTCGAGCGCCCCGCGGCGACCGGCGCGGACCGTAGCGTCGGCGGTGCGGAGTGGTTTCGGCCAGATCGCCGTGGCCGCCATCGCGCTCGCACTGGTCCTTCCCCCGTTCATCCCGATGCTGGACACCACCCTGCTCGGCGTGGGCACCGGCGCGGGCGGGGGCGAGATCACCATCCGCAACCCGCGCGCCGACCTCCGCCGCGACCTCGAGCGCGGGCTGGACATCCCGCTGATCCGGGTGACCACCGACCAGCTGAACCCGAGCTACCTCCGGGTCGCCGTGCTCAACCGGTTCACCGGCAACGAGTGGAGCAGCGGTGACCGCGACGTCTCCCCCGAGCAGAACAGCGACCGGGAGCTCCCGCCACCCGACGGTCTCTCCCCCGACGTGCCCCGCACCACCCACCAGTACCAGGTCGAGATCACCGACCAGTTCGACTCGACGTGGCTGCCGACCCAGTTCCCGATCAACGAGATCCACGCCGGCGACGGGTGGCGCTACGACGCCGACACGATGGACTTCCTCGCGGTCGACGACGAGAACGCGGCGGGATCGTCGTACACGATGACGGCGATCGAGCCGGACTACGGCACCGACGGCCGGTGGTTCGCCAACTCCCCCGCCTCCGACGTGGACCCCGAGGTGCTCGAGGTGCCCGGCGGGATCCCGTCGGTGGTCCGCGGCTACGCCCAGGAGGTCACCGAGGGCGCGGTGAGCGACTACGAACGGGCCCGCATGCTGCAGGCGTGGTTCCGCACCGAGGGCGGCTTCGAGTACAACCTGCAGAAGGCTCCCAAGGGCAGCTTCGGGCAGACCCTGGAGCAGTTCCTCTCCGACCAGCCCGGCGGCCGGATCGGCTACTGCGAGCAGTTCGCGGCGTCGATGGCGATCATGGCCCGGATGGTCGGCATCCCGGCCCGGGTGGCGGTGGGGTTCTTGGACTCGACGGCGATCGGCGACGGGGAGTACGAGTACAGCTCCCACGACCTGCACGCCTGGCCCGAGCTGTACTTCAGCGGCGCCGGCTGGGTGCGCTTCGAGCCCACCCCCGACAGTCGGGCGGAGAGCGCCCCCAACTACTCGACCGTCCCGGTGCGCACGGCGCCGCAGGTCGATCCCTCCGGCCAGCCGCAGCCCGAGCCCACTGACGCCACCGGCCCCGGCCAGCAGCCCGCACCGACCGAGGTACCCGACGACCCGGTGAACGCCGACGCCGACCAGGACGGCTCGTCCGCCGACTCCGGTACGCCGGCGCTGCTGGTGTGGCTCGGCATCGGCGCCGGGACGGTGCTGCTCCTCGTGCTCGCGGCGCTGCCGCACGTGCTGCGCCGCCGGCGCCGCGACCAGCGACTGGACGGGGACGCCGAGGCGCTGTGGAGCGAGGTGCGCGCCACGGTGATCGACCTGGGGACGACGTGGCCCGAGGGACGCTCACCGCGAGAGATCGCGACCGTCCTTCGTGGCCGGCTGCACGGCACGGAGCTCCCGGTGGACGCCACGGACGGCACCCGTCCGCGGTCGGTCACCATTGCGCTGGACGAGCTCGTCCTCGCCGTCGAGCAGGACCGGTACGCACGCCCCACGTCGACCGGCGGCCTGGCCGTCGCCGTGGTCCCGCGCGCACCGCCGCGGAGACGGTGA
- a CDS encoding DUF3040 domain-containing protein, which translates to MPLSEEELRLLEQMERALVEEDPKFASTLRGTTMRRAARRRAILAGLGFAVGVAVLMGGAISGYWQIGIVGFVIMLGAATVGLGALRGQRVSGAPEASMSAHPSGFRVVEGGRTKRRTSRRGSDSGFMDTLRARWRRRRDERGY; encoded by the coding sequence GTGCCACTTTCCGAAGAGGAGCTCCGACTGCTCGAGCAGATGGAGCGCGCCCTCGTCGAGGAGGACCCCAAGTTCGCCTCGACCCTGCGCGGGACCACGATGCGCCGCGCGGCGCGTCGCAGAGCGATCCTGGCCGGGCTCGGATTCGCCGTCGGCGTCGCCGTCCTGATGGGCGGCGCGATCAGCGGATACTGGCAGATCGGCATCGTCGGCTTCGTGATCATGCTCGGTGCCGCGACCGTCGGCCTCGGCGCCCTCCGCGGCCAGCGCGTCTCCGGTGCCCCCGAAGCATCGATGAGCGCCCACCCGTCCGGGTTCCGCGTGGTCGAGGGTGGACGCACCAAGCGGCGCACCTCGCGCCGCGGCTCCGACTCCGGATTCATGGACACGCTTCGCGCCCGCTGGCGCCGTCGGCGCGACGAGCGCGGCTACTGA
- the dinB gene encoding DNA polymerase IV, whose product MSGPAASGPTCFLLHVDMDAFYASVMTRDRPDLQQVPVIVGGGHRGVVLAANYPARRYGIRSGMSGVEAHRLCPTAVRLAPDFDVLVPTSRAIMATFRTFTPVVEVMSLDEAFLDVRGARRLLGEPVEIAAAIRARIRDEQGIPCSVGIAATVSVAKLASRRAKPDGVAEIPPDRFAELVHPLDVGELYGVGPATRERLHRIGLITVGDVAAVAREDLRRMIGQHAGAHLHELVHGTDRRELRPGGAGVFGFGEGAPEGSMGAQHTLAVDVTDRDRLAREVLSLAARVAARARAADKVARTVAVTVRFSDFTTLSHSRTSPEPTDVTQEIYGIALALVLGVVRAHPARAVRLLGVRVEGLQRRRPGDGRQLFLGERDPGWPDADRAVDRVSARFGRRAVRRASTL is encoded by the coding sequence GTGAGCGGACCGGCGGCGAGCGGACCGACCTGCTTCCTGCTGCACGTCGACATGGACGCGTTCTACGCCTCGGTGATGACCCGCGACCGCCCGGACCTGCAGCAGGTGCCGGTCATCGTCGGCGGTGGTCATCGTGGGGTGGTGCTCGCCGCCAACTACCCGGCCCGCCGCTACGGGATCCGCTCCGGGATGTCCGGCGTGGAGGCGCACCGGCTCTGTCCGACCGCGGTCCGGCTGGCGCCGGACTTCGACGTCCTGGTGCCGACCTCGCGAGCGATCATGGCGACCTTCCGCACGTTCACCCCCGTGGTCGAGGTGATGTCGCTGGACGAGGCGTTCCTCGACGTCCGCGGGGCCCGTCGCCTGCTGGGTGAGCCGGTGGAGATCGCGGCCGCCATCCGCGCCCGGATCCGGGACGAGCAGGGCATCCCGTGCTCGGTCGGGATCGCGGCGACGGTCTCGGTCGCCAAGCTCGCCAGCCGCCGGGCCAAGCCCGACGGCGTCGCCGAGATCCCGCCCGACCGGTTCGCCGAGCTGGTGCACCCCCTGGACGTCGGCGAGCTCTACGGCGTGGGCCCGGCGACCCGCGAGCGACTGCACCGGATCGGGCTGATCACCGTGGGCGACGTCGCCGCGGTCGCTCGCGAGGACCTGCGGCGGATGATCGGGCAGCACGCTGGAGCACACCTCCACGAGCTCGTGCACGGGACGGACCGACGCGAGCTGCGGCCCGGCGGCGCCGGCGTCTTCGGCTTCGGCGAGGGGGCGCCCGAGGGCAGCATGGGCGCCCAGCACACCTTGGCCGTCGACGTCACCGACCGGGACCGGCTGGCGCGGGAGGTGCTCTCGCTCGCCGCGCGGGTGGCGGCGCGCGCCCGGGCGGCCGACAAGGTGGCGCGCACCGTGGCCGTCACCGTCCGGTTCAGTGACTTCACCACGCTGTCCCACTCCCGCACCTCGCCCGAGCCGACCGACGTGACCCAGGAGATCTACGGCATCGCACTCGCCCTGGTGCTCGGTGTGGTCCGAGCGCACCCGGCCCGTGCCGTGCGGCTCCTGGGAGTGCGTGTCGAGGGCCTGCAGCGCCGGCGCCCCGGGGATGGTCGCCAGCTCTTCCTGGGAGAGCGCGATCCCGGGTGGCCGGACGCCGACCGTGCCGTCGACCGGGTCAGCGCCCGCTTCGGTCGCAGGGCGGTGCGTCGGGCGAGCACGCTGTGA
- a CDS encoding methyltransferase domain-containing protein, with protein sequence MALRRPTGPSTASPRTAVVWDVLDAALRGEPRRIVDIGGGTGGSAVRLAAAGHQVSVVDPSPDALAALARRAGDLGVEVDGRQGDVASLVELVGAESADVVLCHGVLEVVDGSAALAAIRSVLRPGGMLSLLVAQRDAAVLARAMAGHFQQAIALLDDGSAGDGRRGRRYTADEIVALVSGAGFTVEQTHGIRVFADHVPAALLDLEPGASASLVELERAAAARPDFHSLATQLHLLCVRA encoded by the coding sequence ATGGCGCTGCGCAGACCGACCGGCCCGTCCACCGCGTCGCCCCGCACCGCGGTGGTGTGGGACGTCCTCGACGCCGCACTCCGGGGCGAGCCGCGGCGGATCGTGGACATCGGCGGCGGCACCGGGGGTTCTGCGGTGCGTCTGGCTGCGGCCGGCCACCAGGTGTCGGTCGTCGACCCCAGCCCGGACGCCCTGGCCGCCCTCGCCCGGCGCGCCGGCGACCTGGGTGTCGAGGTGGACGGCCGTCAGGGCGACGTCGCGAGCCTGGTCGAGCTGGTCGGCGCGGAGTCGGCGGACGTGGTGCTGTGCCACGGCGTCCTCGAGGTCGTCGACGGGTCGGCAGCCCTGGCCGCGATCCGCAGCGTGCTCCGGCCCGGCGGCATGCTCAGTCTCCTGGTTGCGCAGCGCGATGCGGCCGTGCTCGCCCGCGCCATGGCGGGCCACTTCCAGCAGGCGATCGCCCTGCTGGACGACGGGTCCGCGGGCGACGGGCGCCGTGGGCGTCGCTACACCGCCGACGAGATCGTCGCGCTGGTCTCCGGCGCCGGCTTCACCGTCGAGCAGACCCACGGCATCCGGGTCTTCGCCGACCACGTGCCGGCCGCCCTGCTCGATCTCGAGCCCGGCGCGTCCGCGTCGCTGGTCGAGCTCGAGCGTGCCGCTGCCGCTCGGCCGGACTTCCACTCGCTGGCCACCCAGCTGCACCTGCTCTGCGTGCGCGCCTGA
- a CDS encoding SAV_6107 family HEPN domain-containing protein, protein MASQTTTSRSAAAPESDDWQPHTLPATTHSYLLRAAGSLSEAVTATDAPTRYACAHVAALRAAAALLAARARPQVRPSRRQQNAWVLLTQVAPELGEWATFFAAGAAKRAAAEAGSSRAVTEREADDLVRDADRFLAVVEAALGLTPHPSVGDQLVGRVAG, encoded by the coding sequence ATGGCGAGCCAGACCACCACCAGCCGTTCCGCCGCAGCACCCGAGTCCGACGACTGGCAGCCGCACACCCTGCCGGCCACCACCCACTCCTACCTGCTGCGCGCCGCGGGCTCCCTCAGCGAGGCGGTGACGGCCACCGACGCCCCGACCCGTTACGCCTGCGCCCACGTCGCGGCCCTGCGCGCCGCGGCGGCCCTCCTCGCCGCCCGGGCGCGACCCCAGGTCCGTCCCTCCCGTCGCCAGCAGAACGCCTGGGTCCTGCTCACCCAGGTCGCCCCGGAGCTGGGGGAGTGGGCCACGTTCTTCGCGGCCGGCGCCGCCAAGCGCGCCGCGGCGGAGGCCGGCTCGAGCCGGGCCGTCACCGAGCGCGAGGCGGACGACCTGGTCCGCGACGCGGACCGGTTCCTCGCCGTCGTGGAGGCAGCACTCGGGCTCACCCCGCACCCGTCCGTGGGCGATCAGCTCGTCGGGCGCGTCGCCGGCTGA
- a CDS encoding YbaK/EbsC family protein, protein MSVDHPSISHFRTEHRRRGGTGRIVILPDSVHTAALAAEALGCEVGAIANSLLFEADGAPVLILTSGAHRVDVDRVGAALGGARLRRAKPEFVRTHTGQVIGGVSPIAHPAPIPTYLDPWLERHDTVWAAAGHPAAVFSTTHAELLALTGGTPLEVA, encoded by the coding sequence ATGTCGGTGGACCACCCCTCGATCAGTCATTTCCGCACCGAGCACCGCCGACGCGGAGGCACTGGCCGGATCGTCATTCTGCCCGACAGCGTGCACACGGCCGCACTCGCCGCCGAGGCGCTCGGGTGCGAGGTGGGCGCCATCGCCAACAGTCTGCTGTTCGAGGCCGACGGCGCGCCGGTGCTGATCCTGACCTCCGGCGCCCACCGGGTCGACGTGGACCGGGTGGGTGCCGCCCTCGGCGGCGCGCGGCTGCGCCGGGCGAAGCCGGAGTTCGTCCGCACGCACACCGGCCAGGTGATCGGAGGCGTGTCGCCGATCGCGCACCCGGCACCGATCCCGACCTACCTCGACCCGTGGCTGGAGCGGCACGACACCGTCTGGGCGGCCGCCGGACACCCCGCGGCCGTGTTCTCGACCACCCACGCCGAGCTGCTCGCCCTCACCGGCGGCACCCCGCTGGAGGTGGCGTGA
- a CDS encoding phytoene desaturase family protein, with protein sequence MSRVVVVGGGIGGLAAAARLAKLGHQVALVEAADRVGGALLPVEQDGYAWDAGPRATLLPAALRDLFRKSGRPLENELGADLEPLPVIREHRFEDGTAVSLPGGSRAGQVAAFDALAPGLGETWARHVDRYAPVWEVLRRHYVEVPWDPVTKSATPRELGDLFDLRETLHKRLRRDFRDERLAMVAGHPAVADGHDLRNVPSWVGVDRYLEQCFGAWRPVGGMGRIAELLGARMATRKVTVLTGTEASDVVVRAGRAVAVRTPEGEIDADHVVVAVDPRRLPTLAPLVARTMPAIPR encoded by the coding sequence GTGAGCAGGGTCGTCGTGGTCGGCGGCGGCATCGGCGGACTCGCCGCCGCGGCGCGCCTGGCCAAGCTGGGCCACCAGGTCGCCCTGGTCGAGGCGGCTGACCGGGTCGGCGGCGCGCTCCTGCCGGTCGAGCAGGACGGCTACGCCTGGGACGCCGGCCCGCGCGCCACCCTCCTCCCCGCCGCCCTGCGCGACCTCTTCCGCAAGTCCGGCCGCCCGTTGGAGAACGAGCTCGGTGCCGACCTCGAGCCGCTGCCGGTGATCCGGGAGCACCGCTTCGAGGACGGCACCGCGGTCTCGCTGCCCGGCGGCTCGCGCGCCGGCCAGGTCGCCGCCTTCGACGCCCTCGCTCCCGGGCTCGGCGAGACCTGGGCCCGGCACGTCGACCGCTACGCCCCGGTCTGGGAGGTGCTGCGGCGCCACTACGTCGAGGTGCCCTGGGACCCGGTGACCAAGAGCGCCACGCCCCGCGAGCTGGGCGACCTCTTCGACCTCCGCGAGACCCTGCACAAGCGACTGCGGCGCGACTTCAGGGACGAACGGCTCGCCATGGTGGCCGGGCACCCGGCCGTCGCCGACGGTCACGACCTGCGCAACGTGCCGTCCTGGGTCGGCGTGGATCGCTACCTCGAGCAGTGTTTCGGCGCCTGGCGCCCCGTCGGCGGCATGGGGCGGATCGCCGAGCTTCTCGGCGCCCGGATGGCGACCCGGAAGGTGACCGTGCTGACCGGCACCGAGGCGAGCGACGTCGTGGTCCGGGCCGGTCGCGCCGTCGCCGTACGGACACCGGAGGGTGAGATCGACGCGGACCACGTGGTGGTCGCCGTCGATCCCCGGCGGCTCCCCACGCTGGCGCCGCTGGTCGCGCGGACCATGCCGGCCATCCCCCGGTGA
- the metF gene encoding methylenetetrahydrofolate reductase [NAD(P)H], with protein sequence MATGPGHSLGELIGSGNRSFSFEFFPPKDEAGEEQLWAAIQALEPYRPTFVSVTYGAGGSTRDKTVAITGRIARETSLTPMAHLTCVGHTRAELEGILDSYVAEGVNHVMALRGDPQEGPRAAWVSTDGGLNHAVDLVELARSRGDFRVGVAAFPEGHPSAASLDADADVLVAKARAGAEFAVTQMFFRATDYFALVDRVRDRGVDIPILPGIMPILNLAAIRRQGELIGTSVPEDVVARIAGAGDAPGAIRSAGIAVAAELCEELLAGGAPGLHFYTLNRSKATLEIFEALRITV encoded by the coding sequence ATGGCAACCGGTCCGGGGCATTCGTTGGGCGAGCTGATCGGCTCGGGCAACCGCTCCTTCTCCTTCGAGTTCTTCCCGCCCAAGGACGAGGCGGGCGAGGAGCAGCTCTGGGCGGCGATCCAGGCGCTGGAGCCCTACCGGCCGACCTTCGTCTCGGTCACCTACGGCGCCGGTGGCAGCACCCGTGACAAGACGGTCGCGATCACCGGCCGCATCGCCCGGGAGACCTCGCTCACCCCGATGGCGCACCTCACCTGCGTCGGCCACACCCGTGCCGAGCTGGAGGGCATCCTCGACTCCTACGTCGCCGAGGGCGTCAACCACGTGATGGCGCTGCGCGGCGACCCGCAGGAAGGCCCCCGCGCGGCGTGGGTGTCGACCGACGGCGGCCTCAACCACGCGGTGGACCTGGTCGAGCTGGCCCGCTCGCGCGGCGACTTCCGGGTCGGCGTCGCCGCGTTCCCCGAGGGGCACCCCTCGGCCGCCTCGCTCGACGCGGACGCCGACGTGCTGGTGGCCAAGGCCCGGGCGGGGGCCGAGTTCGCGGTCACCCAGATGTTCTTCCGGGCCACCGACTACTTCGCACTGGTCGATCGGGTCCGCGACCGAGGCGTCGACATCCCGATCCTCCCCGGCATCATGCCGATCCTGAACCTCGCTGCGATCCGCCGTCAGGGCGAGCTGATCGGCACCAGCGTCCCCGAGGACGTCGTGGCCCGGATCGCCGGTGCCGGCGACGCGCCGGGTGCCATCCGATCGGCCGGCATCGCGGTCGCGGCCGAGCTGTGCGAGGAGCTCCTCGCCGGTGGCGCTCCCGGCCTGCACTTCTACACGCTCAACCGGTCGAAGGCGACGCTGGAGATCTTCGAGGCGCTGCGGATCACTGTCTGA
- a CDS encoding polyprenyl synthetase family protein → MTDEGWDPAGFRAGIQSELDHFLSLQAARLAALGPDAERLLTEAAAVVSGGKRFRAAFCHWGFAAVAGVPDGEDARALRRASAALELLHASALVHDDLMDASDTRRGRPATHRGFEAEHRADGWRGDPEQYGAAAAILLGDLLLTWADELLRRSGFRPARTASAGDVFDLCRSEVIAGQFLDVSVQARGHADVEAAMTVLRYKSAKYSIERPLHVGAALAGADLSTLDRLTGFGLPLGEAFQLRDDMLGVFGDPATTGKPAGDDLVEGKRTVLVAHALAAAPAAEARRLDAALGGPLTADEIDELRGIIERSGARQRVERTIEELSGQALTALHAGRDEAGWDERACGVLEQLAAAATQRTY, encoded by the coding sequence GTGACGGACGAGGGTTGGGATCCGGCCGGTTTCCGTGCCGGGATCCAAAGTGAGCTGGACCACTTCCTGAGCCTCCAGGCCGCTCGCCTGGCGGCGCTGGGACCCGACGCCGAACGGCTCCTGACCGAGGCCGCCGCCGTGGTGTCCGGCGGCAAGCGGTTCCGCGCGGCGTTCTGCCACTGGGGGTTCGCCGCCGTGGCCGGCGTACCCGACGGCGAGGACGCCCGGGCGCTGCGCCGCGCGTCGGCGGCACTCGAGCTCCTGCACGCTTCGGCCCTGGTGCACGACGACCTGATGGACGCCTCGGACACCCGCCGCGGACGACCGGCCACGCACCGCGGCTTCGAGGCCGAGCACCGCGCCGACGGCTGGCGCGGTGACCCCGAGCAGTACGGCGCCGCCGCGGCGATCCTGCTCGGCGACCTGCTGCTGACCTGGGCGGACGAGCTGCTGCGCCGTTCCGGCTTCAGGCCGGCGCGCACCGCGTCCGCCGGGGACGTCTTCGACCTGTGCCGCTCGGAGGTGATCGCCGGCCAGTTCCTCGACGTCTCCGTCCAGGCCCGCGGGCATGCCGACGTGGAGGCGGCGATGACCGTGCTGCGCTACAAGTCCGCGAAGTACTCGATCGAGCGCCCGCTGCACGTCGGCGCCGCTCTCGCCGGCGCGGACCTCTCGACGCTGGACCGGCTCACCGGGTTCGGTCTCCCGCTGGGTGAGGCCTTCCAGCTGCGTGACGACATGCTCGGCGTGTTCGGCGACCCGGCCACCACCGGCAAGCCGGCCGGGGACGATCTGGTCGAGGGCAAGCGCACCGTGCTCGTCGCCCACGCGCTGGCGGCGGCACCGGCGGCGGAGGCCCGACGCCTGGACGCGGCCCTGGGCGGTCCGCTGACCGCGGACGAGATCGACGAGCTGCGCGGCATCATCGAGCGCAGCGGCGCACGGCAGCGGGTCGAGCGGACCATCGAGGAGCTGAGCGGACAGGCGCTGACCGCCCTGCACGCGGGCCGGGACGAGGCCGGCTGGGACGAGCGGGCCTGCGGGGTGCTGGAGCAGCTCGCGGCAGCGGCGACCCAGCGCACCTACTGA
- a CDS encoding Rv2175c family DNA-binding protein, translated as MSEQRLADHDLAVLVEDWLDWDQTAELVGVTPAKVRTMVRDHELASAVPVPGRGPKVPALFLDEEGLPVKGLPGLLTVLHDAGFEDRECIAWIFLDADLPGRPIDALRENRGSEVKRRAQALGF; from the coding sequence ATGAGCGAACAGCGACTCGCCGACCACGACCTCGCCGTCCTCGTCGAGGACTGGCTGGACTGGGACCAGACCGCGGAACTGGTCGGGGTGACCCCGGCGAAGGTGCGGACCATGGTGCGTGACCACGAGCTGGCGTCGGCCGTGCCGGTGCCGGGTCGGGGACCCAAGGTCCCGGCGCTCTTCCTCGATGAGGAGGGCCTGCCGGTCAAGGGCCTGCCCGGGCTGCTCACCGTGCTCCACGACGCCGGTTTCGAGGACCGTGAGTGCATCGCGTGGATCTTCCTCGACGCCGACCTGCCGGGTCGCCCGATCGACGCGCTGCGCGAGAACCGCGGCTCCGAGGTCAAGCGGCGGGCGCAGGCCCTCGGCTTCTGA